One Planctomycetota bacterium DNA window includes the following coding sequences:
- a CDS encoding cytochrome c biogenesis protein CcdA, protein MRFAKSSWLATIAVLWVSAVAFAQPAPPPEARPTIDVALNTTAIQPGQQTVIAVVIDVPADHYAQADTATNRDLGLIPLEVTVETGDTAIVYETIKPQPTAKDIPNVGTADIYDGRFILYVPVQVAEPVASPVEWSVGVRYQICNKAGLCYPPTLETFTLAPEVGASVAPANTELFANFDPTVWASLVPAPAKPDESKPNEASADRSTLVWFGLAFVAGIMFNVVPCVLPVLPLKIMGFFEAAKHDRAKCVTLSLFFAVGMIAVFAALGLLLLVFGAIGSWGEIFSKPWFVWPIVTLLVIAAVGTFGLFATSLPKSVYAFSPKHDTYGGNVAWGAFTAVLSTPCTFGLFAGALAWAITQPAWLGVLLLVMVGVGMSAPYVVLSCFPEIARKFPRTGGWPEAVKQAMAFLLLATAAFFARPLLPDPIGGDAWWYVIFGLLAAGLIFLVVRGGMLVGWRKPSLYAVAGVVAVLLVPTFVFARQFANPPVGWVEFSDEALGDALGTGDPVLVKYTADWCANCQVVERRVFGNQEQLDAWRDEFGLTLIKADLTTSGAAGWPSLVELNPSRSIPFTAVYVDGEVRELVGIYSSEDLRSALQ, encoded by the coding sequence ATGCGGTTCGCAAAAAGTTCCTGGCTCGCGACGATCGCGGTGCTCTGGGTTTCGGCAGTCGCCTTCGCCCAGCCGGCTCCGCCGCCCGAGGCCCGGCCCACGATCGACGTCGCGCTCAACACCACAGCCATCCAACCCGGCCAGCAGACCGTCATCGCCGTCGTCATCGACGTGCCCGCCGACCACTACGCTCAAGCCGACACCGCCACCAACCGCGACCTCGGCCTGATCCCGCTTGAGGTTACCGTCGAGACCGGCGACACCGCTATCGTCTACGAGACGATCAAGCCGCAGCCGACGGCCAAGGACATTCCCAACGTCGGCACCGCGGACATTTACGACGGGCGGTTCATTCTCTACGTGCCGGTGCAGGTTGCGGAACCAGTTGCGTCGCCGGTCGAGTGGTCGGTGGGCGTGCGATACCAAATCTGCAACAAGGCCGGGCTTTGCTACCCGCCGACGCTCGAAACGTTCACGCTTGCGCCGGAAGTCGGTGCTTCGGTCGCGCCGGCCAACACGGAACTATTCGCGAACTTTGACCCGACCGTCTGGGCGTCGCTGGTACCGGCACCGGCGAAGCCGGACGAATCGAAGCCGAACGAGGCCTCGGCGGATCGCTCGACGCTTGTCTGGTTCGGGCTGGCGTTCGTGGCGGGAATCATGTTCAACGTGGTGCCGTGCGTGTTGCCGGTGTTGCCGCTCAAGATTATGGGCTTCTTCGAAGCGGCCAAGCATGATCGGGCCAAGTGCGTCACGCTCTCCCTGTTCTTCGCGGTCGGCATGATCGCGGTGTTCGCGGCGCTGGGCTTGCTGCTGCTGGTCTTCGGAGCGATCGGTTCGTGGGGCGAAATCTTCTCCAAGCCGTGGTTCGTTTGGCCGATCGTGACGCTGCTCGTTATCGCCGCGGTGGGGACATTCGGCCTCTTCGCGACGTCCCTGCCGAAGTCGGTGTACGCGTTCTCGCCGAAGCACGACACCTACGGTGGCAACGTCGCATGGGGCGCGTTCACCGCCGTGCTTTCGACGCCCTGCACGTTCGGGCTGTTCGCGGGCGCGTTGGCGTGGGCGATCACCCAGCCGGCATGGCTTGGGGTGTTGTTGTTGGTGATGGTCGGTGTCGGCATGTCCGCGCCGTACGTCGTGCTGAGTTGTTTCCCGGAGATCGCCCGCAAGTTCCCCCGCACCGGCGGTTGGCCCGAGGCAGTCAAGCAGGCGATGGCGTTCCTATTGCTGGCGACTGCGGCGTTCTTTGCCAGGCCGTTGCTGCCCGATCCGATCGGCGGTGACGCGTGGTGGTATGTCATCTTCGGCCTGCTCGCCGCCGGGTTGATCTTCCTCGTCGTCCGCGGCGGCATGCTCGTCGGCTGGCGTAAGCCGTCGCTTTATGCCGTCGCCGGCGTGGTCGCGGTGCTGCTGGTGCCGACGTTCGTGTTTGCCCGGCAGTTTGCCAACCCGCCGGTCGGCTGGGTGGAGTTCTCCGATGAAGCGTTGGGGGACGCGCTCGGCACCGGGGATCCGGTGCTGGTGAAGTACACCGCCGACTGGTGCGCGAACTGCCAGGTCGTCGAACGCCGCGTCTTCGGCAATCAGGAACAACTCGACGCCTGGCGTGATGAGTTCGGATTGACGCTGATCAAGGCCGATCTGACCACGTCCGGTGCCGCCGGCTGGCCGAGCCTCGTTGAACTCAACCCGAGCCGAAGCATCCCGTTCACGGCGGTGTATGTCGATGGCGAGGTGCGTGAATTGGTGGGAATCTACTCCTCCGAAGATTTGAGAAGTGCACTCCAATGA
- a CDS encoding Rrf2 family transcriptional regulator, which yields MLRLSKRTEHGLRAAVQLARLASDTYVQSRDLAAAEDLPTKFLESILLLLRRGGVLESKVGSGGGYKLTRPANDIRVGELIRLLENQEDAAPANAPTSVGGRAVALLHQKLDDAAGDALDAMTLADLVQEASVTGEAMWFI from the coding sequence ATGCTTCGGCTCAGTAAACGGACGGAACACGGCCTGCGGGCCGCGGTGCAACTGGCTCGGCTCGCGTCGGACACCTACGTCCAATCCCGTGACCTCGCCGCCGCCGAGGACCTGCCCACGAAGTTCCTCGAGTCGATTCTGCTGCTGTTGCGCCGTGGCGGCGTGCTCGAGTCCAAGGTCGGCTCGGGCGGCGGGTACAAGCTCACCCGTCCCGCCAACGACATCCGTGTCGGCGAACTCATTCGATTGCTGGAAAACCAGGAAGACGCCGCCCCCGCGAACGCCCCGACGTCGGTCGGCGGCCGGGCCGTCGCCCTGCTGCACCAAAAGCTCGACGACGCCGCCGGCGACGCCCTCGACGCCATGACCCTCGCCGACCTCGTTCAGGAAGCCAGCGTTACCGGCGAAGCCATGTGGTTCATCTGA
- a CDS encoding superoxide dismutase: MPKIEHKPLPYAYDALEPHIDARTMEIHHGKHYKAYVDKYNDAVAKHGLEDKALHELLPNDLAAVPDDIKTAVRNNGGGAHNHALFWEIMGPDGGGEPKGELASAIDKTFGSFDAFKSKFNDAAATRFGSGWAWLIKKGADLEVISTPNQDSPLMMNAFPVMGLDVWEHAYYLNYQNKRPDYINAFWNVVNWEAVGARYDRAE, from the coding sequence ATGCCAAAAATCGAACATAAACCGCTCCCGTACGCTTACGACGCTCTCGAACCCCACATCGACGCCCGAACGATGGAGATCCATCACGGCAAGCACTACAAGGCATACGTCGACAAGTACAACGACGCCGTCGCGAAGCACGGCTTGGAAGACAAAGCCCTGCACGAGTTGCTTCCCAACGACCTCGCGGCCGTCCCCGACGACATCAAGACCGCCGTCCGCAACAACGGCGGCGGTGCCCACAACCACGCCCTGTTCTGGGAAATCATGGGGCCCGACGGCGGCGGCGAACCCAAGGGTGAACTCGCCAGCGCCATCGACAAGACTTTCGGTTCGTTCGACGCGTTCAAGAGCAAGTTCAACGACGCCGCCGCGACCCGCTTCGGCTCCGGCTGGGCGTGGCTCATCAAGAAAGGGGCCGACCTCGAAGTCATCAGCACGCCCAACCAGGATTCGCCGCTGATGATGAACGCCTTCCCCGTCATGGGCCTCGACGTCTGGGAGCACGCCTATTACCTCAACTACCAGAACAAGCGGCCTGACTACATCAACGCGTTCTGGAACGTGGTCAACTGGGAGGCCGTCGGCGCTCGGTACGACCGCGCGGAGTAA
- a CDS encoding retroviral-like aspartic protease family protein yields MGLTYADVEIRDLDQKHPAFSGRFLVDTGAVECVVNADDLRDAGVMPEGRKQYELADGSLREMDYGFARIKVRGAETVSEVVFAPAKSEPILGVVVMELLGLVVDPRTNTLKKLAAVSLK; encoded by the coding sequence ATGGGCCTGACCTACGCCGACGTTGAAATTCGCGACCTTGACCAAAAACACCCGGCATTCTCCGGACGATTTCTGGTCGACACCGGTGCTGTTGAATGCGTCGTGAACGCGGATGACTTGCGCGACGCCGGGGTGATGCCTGAAGGACGCAAGCAGTACGAGCTTGCCGACGGATCGTTACGGGAGATGGACTACGGTTTTGCTCGGATCAAGGTGCGCGGCGCGGAGACCGTTTCCGAAGTCGTCTTCGCCCCCGCGAAGAGCGAGCCCATTCTCGGGGTCGTGGTGATGGAGTTGCTGGGGTTGGTCGTTGACCCTCGAACCAACACGCTCAAGAAACTCGCGGCAGTGTCGTTGAAGTAG
- a CDS encoding sigma-70 family RNA polymerase sigma factor: MSGPPDPISDDARLAEWWADHASEMRAFAARRIGEQAEDVVQDVFVAAANELQKNGAPDHARGFLFTILRRRVVDHLRSVGRARDHEAKIADALKEPTPFRDGIWAGPVMPWRADPAQVAESTEFWAALQSAVDGLPEPMRQVFVFREFDKLPTAEVCDLLGITQGNLWTLLHRARLRLREQLGTFFTDTQ; the protein is encoded by the coding sequence ATGAGCGGGCCGCCTGATCCCATTTCCGATGACGCCCGGCTCGCGGAATGGTGGGCCGACCATGCGTCGGAGATGCGTGCGTTCGCGGCCCGGCGTATCGGTGAGCAGGCGGAAGACGTGGTTCAGGACGTTTTCGTTGCGGCGGCTAACGAACTCCAGAAGAACGGCGCGCCTGACCATGCACGGGGCTTTCTCTTCACGATCCTGCGCCGGCGGGTGGTGGATCACCTGCGTTCGGTCGGTCGGGCACGGGATCACGAGGCAAAAATCGCCGATGCCCTGAAAGAACCGACGCCTTTCCGCGACGGCATCTGGGCGGGGCCGGTGATGCCATGGCGGGCGGATCCGGCCCAGGTGGCAGAATCGACCGAGTTCTGGGCCGCGCTTCAGTCGGCCGTCGACGGACTTCCCGAACCGATGCGTCAGGTTTTCGTGTTTCGGGAGTTCGACAAGTTACCGACCGCCGAAGTGTGCGACCTCCTCGGCATCACTCAGGGCAACCTATGGACGTTGCTGCACCGCGCCCGGCTTCGGCTTCGCGAGCAGCTTGGCACTTTTTTCACCGATACCCAGTAA
- a CDS encoding spondin domain-containing protein — translation MIRSSAIAAAAVLATASLAAAQDVTVTIENLQGAGGLPLTPTFVGLHDGSFDLFDPGSAVSVGLEEVAELGSTATLAGELPAGAVTGDITFGAPPTIDPGETGSITLDSAGNRFLNFAAMVVPSNDLFVGNPTPIEIFDDMGNFNGPITITLFGSQVWDAGTEVNDFSNGPAFVAGVDATLGAEQNGVASLLFDDPAASAYLASIIGADTPVGEIAQTFDSSTALYRVTIVPEPGSIAGLALGGLFLRRRR, via the coding sequence ATGATCCGCAGTTCCGCAATCGCCGCAGCCGCCGTTCTAGCGACCGCAAGCCTGGCCGCCGCACAAGATGTCACCGTTACCATTGAAAACCTACAGGGAGCCGGCGGGCTTCCGCTGACGCCGACATTCGTGGGGCTGCATGATGGCAGCTTCGACTTGTTCGACCCCGGCTCGGCCGTCTCGGTCGGCCTCGAAGAAGTGGCGGAGCTCGGCTCGACCGCCACACTCGCCGGGGAACTGCCCGCCGGTGCCGTTACCGGCGACATCACTTTCGGCGCGCCTCCGACCATCGACCCGGGCGAGACCGGCTCGATCACCCTCGACTCCGCCGGCAACCGGTTCCTCAACTTCGCCGCCATGGTGGTGCCGTCCAACGACCTGTTCGTCGGTAATCCCACGCCCATCGAAATCTTCGACGACATGGGCAACTTCAACGGCCCGATCACCATCACGCTCTTTGGCAGTCAGGTGTGGGACGCGGGCACGGAAGTGAACGACTTCAGCAACGGCCCCGCCTTCGTCGCCGGCGTCGATGCGACGCTCGGTGCCGAGCAGAACGGCGTTGCATCGCTCCTGTTTGATGATCCCGCCGCATCTGCCTACCTAGCGAGCATCATCGGCGCCGACACCCCCGTCGGCGAAATCGCCCAGACCTTCGACTCCAGCACGGCCCTGTACCGCGTCACGATCGTTCCCGAGCCGGGCAGCATCGCCGGTCTCGCACTCGGCGGCCTGTTCCTACGTCGCCGGCGCTGA
- the clpB gene encoding ATP-dependent chaperone ClpB: MNIQNFTIKAQETVQRCVDLAQSREHAEVTPVHVLAALLNEKDGTVAPLLQKVGVQLPTLRDAVDATLSKQPSATGTQTGMSRASQEVFRTAHQEADRLRDEYVSTEHILLALAKTKSDVAGLLHQLGATESALLAALQEVRGGQRVTDQDPEAKYDALKKYGHDLVELARQGKIDPVIGRDGEIRRTMQVLARRTKNNPVLIGEPGVGKTAIAEGLAKRILDGDVPGPLENKRIIALDMGALIAGAKYRGEFEDRLKAVIKEVQDSDGQIILFIDELHTVVGAGKTEGSADAGNLLKPALARGQLRCVGATTLKEYRQHVEKDPALERRFQPIVVGEPTVEDTISILRGLKGRYEAHHGVRITDAAIVSAAVLSDRYIQDRFLPDKAIDLIDESASRLRIENDSMPAELDQVNREVMQRQIAIEALKNEKDDASKAQLEKTQKDLADLRETQAKLQAQWENEKGAMDAIKDAQRELGEKQTQLEQAQRKGDLETAARIQYGEIAAARKAIDDAEARLEELLSSGEALVKEEVDSDEVASVVSRWTGIPVDKMLEGEREKLLKMEDRLHARVIGQDEAVQAVADAVRRNRAGLGDPNRPVGSFLFLGPTGVGKTELCKALAEFLFDDDDAMVRIDMSEFMEQHSVARLIGAPPGYVGYEEGGRLTEAVRRKPYSVILFDEVEKAHRDVFNVLLQVLDDGRLTDGQGRTVDFKNTVLVMTSNIGSDKIQELTAQNAPAFEVEAAVGQMLKTFFRPEFLNRIDDTIVFHPLGKEQLAKIVDVQLVGLKKRLADRELGLELSDDAKLLLADDGHDPQFGARPLKRLIQRRIENPLAVRILNGDFTPGQTIHVTVDDARRDFDFKVGSPVVKGELVNA; this comes from the coding sequence ATGAACATTCAGAATTTCACCATCAAAGCACAGGAAACGGTGCAGCGATGCGTGGATCTGGCGCAGTCCCGCGAGCATGCGGAGGTCACGCCTGTCCACGTGCTCGCGGCGCTTCTCAACGAAAAAGACGGCACCGTCGCGCCGTTGCTGCAGAAGGTCGGCGTGCAGTTGCCGACGCTGCGGGACGCGGTCGATGCCACGCTGAGCAAACAGCCGTCGGCGACCGGCACACAGACGGGCATGAGCCGCGCAAGCCAGGAGGTTTTCCGCACGGCTCATCAGGAAGCTGACCGGCTGCGCGACGAGTACGTCAGCACCGAGCACATCCTGCTCGCGCTCGCAAAGACCAAAAGCGACGTGGCCGGCTTGCTGCATCAATTGGGCGCCACGGAGTCGGCGTTGCTCGCCGCCCTGCAGGAAGTCCGCGGCGGCCAACGCGTTACTGACCAAGATCCCGAAGCCAAGTACGACGCGCTCAAGAAGTACGGCCACGACCTCGTCGAACTTGCCCGCCAGGGCAAGATCGACCCGGTCATCGGGCGCGACGGCGAGATCCGCCGGACGATGCAGGTGCTGGCCCGGCGGACCAAGAATAACCCCGTGCTCATTGGTGAGCCGGGTGTCGGTAAGACGGCGATCGCCGAGGGGCTGGCCAAGCGCATCCTCGACGGCGACGTGCCGGGGCCGCTGGAGAACAAGCGGATCATCGCGCTTGACATGGGCGCGCTGATCGCCGGTGCGAAGTACCGCGGCGAGTTTGAGGATCGCCTCAAGGCCGTCATCAAGGAAGTGCAGGATAGCGACGGGCAGATCATCCTGTTCATCGACGAGCTGCACACGGTCGTCGGTGCGGGCAAAACCGAAGGCTCGGCCGACGCAGGTAACCTGCTCAAGCCGGCGCTGGCCCGCGGGCAGCTGCGGTGTGTCGGTGCGACCACGCTCAAGGAATACCGCCAGCACGTCGAGAAGGACCCGGCGCTGGAGCGCCGCTTCCAGCCGATCGTCGTCGGCGAGCCGACCGTCGAGGACACGATCTCGATCTTGCGCGGTCTCAAGGGTCGCTACGAAGCGCACCACGGCGTGCGCATCACCGATGCGGCGATCGTGTCGGCGGCGGTGCTTTCGGACCGCTACATTCAGGACCGTTTCCTGCCGGACAAGGCCATCGACCTGATCGACGAGTCGGCGTCGCGGCTGCGTATCGAAAACGATTCGATGCCCGCCGAGCTCGACCAGGTCAACCGCGAAGTCATGCAACGCCAGATCGCGATCGAAGCGCTCAAGAACGAGAAGGACGACGCGAGCAAGGCCCAACTCGAAAAGACTCAGAAGGATCTGGCCGACCTGCGTGAGACGCAGGCGAAGCTGCAGGCCCAATGGGAGAACGAGAAGGGTGCGATGGACGCGATCAAGGATGCCCAACGCGAGCTCGGTGAGAAGCAGACGCAGCTCGAACAGGCCCAGCGCAAGGGCGATCTGGAGACTGCCGCTCGCATCCAGTACGGCGAGATCGCCGCGGCCCGCAAGGCGATTGACGACGCCGAGGCCCGCCTGGAAGAACTGCTTTCCTCCGGTGAAGCGCTCGTCAAGGAAGAGGTCGACAGCGACGAGGTCGCGTCAGTCGTCTCCCGCTGGACCGGCATTCCCGTCGACAAGATGCTCGAAGGTGAACGCGAGAAACTCCTGAAAATGGAGGACCGTTTGCACGCCCGCGTCATCGGGCAGGACGAAGCGGTGCAGGCCGTCGCGGACGCGGTGCGTCGCAACCGCGCCGGGCTTGGCGACCCGAATCGCCCGGTCGGCTCCTTCCTCTTCCTTGGTCCGACCGGCGTCGGTAAGACCGAGCTATGCAAGGCCCTCGCCGAGTTCCTCTTCGACGATGACGACGCGATGGTCCGCATCGACATGTCGGAGTTCATGGAACAGCACAGCGTTGCCCGCCTGATCGGTGCGCCCCCCGGCTACGTCGGTTACGAGGAGGGCGGCCGACTCACCGAAGCGGTGCGTCGCAAGCCGTACAGCGTGATCCTTTTTGATGAAGTCGAGAAAGCTCACCGCGACGTGTTCAACGTGCTGTTGCAGGTCCTCGACGACGGCCGGCTCACCGACGGGCAGGGCCGCACGGTCGACTTCAAGAACACCGTGCTCGTCATGACGTCCAACATCGGCTCCGACAAGATTCAGGAGCTGACCGCCCAGAACGCCCCGGCGTTCGAGGTCGAGGCCGCGGTCGGGCAGATGCTCAAGACCTTCTTCCGCCCGGAGTTCCTCAACCGCATCGACGACACGATCGTGTTCCACCCGTTGGGCAAGGAGCAGTTGGCGAAGATCGTCGACGTTCAGTTGGTTGGTCTCAAGAAACGGTTGGCCGACCGCGAGCTCGGACTTGAGCTGTCCGACGACGCCAAGCTTCTGCTCGCCGACGACGGCCACGACCCCCAGTTCGGTGCCCGCCCGCTCAAGCGGCTCATCCAGCGGCGGATCGAAAACCCGCTGGCCGTCCGCATCCTCAACGGCGACTTCACGCCGGGCCAGACGATCCACGTGACTGTCGACGACGCCCGCCGCGACTTCGACTTCAAGGTCGGTTCGCCAGTCGTCAAGGGCGAGTTGGTCAACGCGTAG
- the pheA gene encoding chorismate mutase, whose protein sequence is MTDDLQQLRQRIDALDARIVELLNERAQVVIEVGKLKQRTGGSIYAPDREVALLRRLAEMNTGPLPQRTLEAVYRELMSGSFALEKPLRIAYVGPAGGFAHQAAVGKFGRSVDYVPLTDVASVFSEVQRGHADYGMVPADDAAGSLAETLDAFLAGAGGSVRLFAEVPTAVRHDLLAKESWADVKEVVARPEVLAQCREWLSSTARDRKVRPVATVAEAARTAGSVPGVAAIAPAISAELHGLKVLFEHIADDPDRVARFFVISKQAARKSNDDKTGVLFLTADKPGALADVLDAFRKVGVNLSDLEKRPTGTRRQHYAFYLDADANVADEPLTRALAEAEKHCLEMHILGSYPRAAEVV, encoded by the coding sequence GTGACCGACGATCTGCAACAACTCCGACAACGCATCGACGCCCTCGACGCCCGCATCGTCGAGTTGCTCAACGAACGCGCTCAGGTCGTGATCGAAGTCGGCAAGCTCAAACAGCGCACCGGCGGCAGTATCTACGCACCGGATCGCGAGGTCGCCCTGCTCCGCCGGCTTGCGGAAATGAACACCGGGCCGCTGCCGCAGCGGACGCTCGAAGCGGTCTATCGCGAGCTCATGAGCGGCAGCTTCGCCCTCGAGAAACCCTTGCGTATCGCATATGTCGGCCCCGCCGGCGGCTTCGCCCATCAGGCGGCCGTCGGCAAGTTCGGCCGGAGCGTCGACTACGTCCCGCTGACCGACGTCGCGTCGGTCTTCAGCGAAGTGCAGCGGGGACACGCGGACTACGGCATGGTGCCCGCCGACGACGCAGCGGGTTCATTGGCCGAGACGCTCGACGCATTTCTCGCCGGGGCGGGCGGATCGGTCCGCCTGTTCGCCGAGGTTCCCACGGCGGTTCGGCATGACCTGCTGGCCAAGGAGTCATGGGCCGATGTGAAGGAAGTCGTCGCACGGCCCGAGGTCCTCGCGCAGTGCCGTGAGTGGCTCAGCAGCACCGCGCGGGATCGGAAGGTTCGTCCCGTTGCCACCGTTGCCGAGGCAGCACGGACGGCCGGCAGCGTACCGGGGGTCGCGGCAATCGCGCCAGCGATCTCCGCGGAACTACACGGACTAAAGGTGCTCTTCGAACACATCGCCGACGACCCCGACCGCGTCGCACGTTTCTTCGTCATCAGCAAGCAGGCCGCTCGAAAGAGCAACGACGACAAGACCGGCGTGCTTTTCCTCACCGCCGACAAACCCGGCGCGCTCGCCGACGTCCTCGACGCCTTTCGCAAGGTGGGCGTCAATCTCAGCGATCTTGAAAAACGCCCGACCGGCACGCGTCGCCAGCACTACGCGTTCTACCTCGATGCCGACGCCAACGTGGCCGACGAGCCCCTCACCCGAGCGTTGGCCGAAGCGGAAAAACACTGCCTCGAAATGCACATACTCGGTAGCTATCCACGGGCGGCGGAGGTGGTGTGA
- a CDS encoding peptidoglycan DD-metalloendopeptidase family protein translates to MNDNGFHPIIRLPEHYEVFDFTGGYDPDRPRMEYGIGRYDEVRPGMYTTAQFENVRNIHMGIDIGCPAGTPVHAFDDGALILQRDNDQPGDYGPTLVCEHQLDGKPIYVLLGHLTRASLHLRELGTPIRRGDVLGHVGEKHENGGWNPHVHIQLATDRPNTADMPGAVSKEDRAGARRQHPDPRRLLGPIY, encoded by the coding sequence GTGAACGACAACGGCTTTCATCCGATCATTCGACTGCCCGAGCACTACGAGGTCTTCGACTTCACCGGCGGCTACGACCCGGACCGGCCGCGCATGGAATACGGCATCGGCCGGTATGACGAAGTCCGACCGGGGATGTACACGACCGCTCAGTTTGAGAACGTCCGCAACATCCACATGGGGATCGACATCGGCTGCCCAGCCGGTACGCCGGTGCATGCGTTCGACGACGGCGCACTCATTCTCCAACGCGACAACGACCAGCCGGGTGATTACGGCCCGACGCTCGTTTGCGAACACCAACTCGACGGCAAGCCGATCTACGTCCTGCTCGGCCACCTGACGCGAGCATCGCTGCACCTGCGGGAACTCGGCACGCCCATCCGCCGAGGCGACGTCCTCGGCCACGTCGGCGAGAAACATGAAAACGGCGGCTGGAACCCGCATGTCCACATCCAACTCGCGACCGACCGCCCGAACACCGCCGACATGCCCGGTGCGGTCAGCAAGGAGGATCGGGCCGGGGCGCGACGACAACACCCCGACCCACGACGGCTCCTCGGACCGATCTACTGA